In Verrucomicrobiota bacterium, the following are encoded in one genomic region:
- a CDS encoding acyltransferase — MVPLIQNFRYRPEVDGLRAIAVLAVVLFHSGLGLPGGYIGVDVFFVISGYLITSLIINDLQQGKFTLANFWERRARRIIPALVTVVLATLIAGWFLLLPKDYVALGKSAACQSVFGANIHFWLTPVGGYFTAGTADEMPLLHTWSLAVEEQFYMIVPLTLAAIFRFPGLRTRRMLLAIFSTGILASFLVSVYGVAHHRSAAFYLLPTRAWELLLGSALAIFPSSWIIRHRLTRESASYLGLAGILFACFFYTDTTPFPGLAALPPCLGTALIVWSNNRLAGDSPPTSLGRFLATRAVVFVGLISYSLYLWHWPIFAFSKYYLAGEPCAFGYRIAMVALGLILAILSWRFIETPFRQKSVCGNRKSIFRFAVTALAISFAFGTAIFSLKGLPSRLPDNIREALSVAPQDDLLLLLC, encoded by the coding sequence ATGGTCCCACTCATTCAGAACTTTCGCTATCGGCCCGAAGTGGACGGACTACGTGCGATTGCCGTGTTAGCAGTGGTGCTTTTCCACTCAGGACTTGGTTTGCCGGGCGGCTACATCGGCGTGGATGTCTTTTTTGTCATCTCCGGCTATCTGATCACCTCATTGATCATCAATGATTTGCAGCAAGGGAAATTTACGCTTGCCAATTTCTGGGAACGACGCGCGCGTCGTATCATTCCAGCACTGGTTACCGTAGTGCTGGCGACCTTAATTGCCGGATGGTTTCTCTTGCTACCCAAAGATTACGTGGCCCTTGGAAAATCCGCAGCTTGCCAGTCCGTTTTCGGTGCCAATATTCATTTTTGGTTAACACCTGTCGGCGGATATTTTACTGCCGGGACTGCTGACGAAATGCCGCTGCTCCACACTTGGTCTTTGGCGGTTGAGGAACAGTTTTACATGATTGTCCCGCTGACTCTCGCTGCCATATTCCGGTTTCCTGGGCTGCGAACTCGGCGTATGCTTCTGGCTATTTTTAGCACTGGCATATTGGCCAGTTTTCTCGTTAGCGTTTATGGTGTGGCACACCATAGGTCTGCAGCCTTCTATCTGCTACCCACCCGAGCTTGGGAACTTCTCCTCGGCTCAGCGTTGGCCATTTTTCCGTCCAGTTGGATTATAAGGCATCGTTTAACCCGAGAATCTGCCTCCTACCTCGGGCTCGCAGGCATATTGTTTGCCTGCTTCTTTTATACGGATACAACGCCGTTCCCGGGCTTGGCGGCCCTGCCGCCATGTCTTGGGACTGCTCTCATTGTATGGAGTAACAACCGATTGGCAGGGGATTCCCCACCAACCAGTTTGGGCCGGTTTCTCGCAACCCGTGCGGTTGTATTCGTAGGGCTCATCTCTTACTCCCTCTACCTCTGGCACTGGCCGATCTTCGCCTTTAGCAAATACTATTTGGCAGGGGAACCATGTGCGTTCGGTTACCGGATAGCGATGGTCGCTTTAGGTCTTATTCTCGCAATTCTCTCATGGCGTTTTATCGAAACCCCATTCCGTCAAAAAAGCGTATGCGGCAACCGGAAAAGTATCTTTAGGTTTGCGGTTACCGCCTTGGCGATCTCTTTTGCCTTTGGCACCGCCATTTTCAGTCTCAAAGGTTTACCGTCGCGATTGCCCGACAATATTCGGGAAGCCCTGTCAGTTGCCCCGCAAGACGACTTGCTATTATTACTATGTTAA
- a CDS encoding DUF1737 domain-containing protein: MKITRYKLIVDSKDDLETAVNKLIAEGWQPHGAPVVCSQDRPYELCQALIQVEPAS; this comes from the coding sequence ATGAAAATTACCCGTTATAAACTGATCGTGGATTCCAAGGATGACCTGGAGACCGCTGTGAATAAACTCATTGCCGAAGGTTGGCAGCCGCATGGCGCACCGGTGGTGTGTTCGCAGGACCGCCCGTACGAATTGTGCCAGGCGCTGATCCAAGTGGAGCCGGCATCGTAA
- a CDS encoding serine hydrolase domain-containing protein, whose translation MRTPKSKINPKNEGRSNCSRPVGFGIRLSAFFRNSEFGIRIFSGVVLLLGAVVLTGCTSLSSRVVTDPAPAVARLKAGASLKQEVDLLAQPLVDSGEVMGLAVGTVTPSGGPQVFGYGRTGLTNNPVLPDGKTIFQIGSLSKLFVASLLAVLVEEGTLRYEDTVRDILPPEVKINPETGKLTLYELVTHTGGLPREPVCLAQLSDFIRFLFTGHNLYTYIDKRRLYLYLRNGHPKPNPERLSLYSNFGVGMLAHLIEVKTGRSFPELLEEKICRPLNLRDTGFVLNAEQQRRLAKGHAGDQPRFLRRQTPLKPWDMGEIMRASGAMYSTPDDMLVFVQSHLGLRHLPLDRILSTTQRVQCQAPDEPVAFGWRVNEFEAGRVKITYIHGMVAGYTAYMGMDTERGVAVVVLSNTFNWNEKVGHNLMLRLSEALDPKDADKSIPSPRANLAP comes from the coding sequence ATGCGAACGCCGAAATCCAAAATAAATCCGAAGAACGAGGGGCGCAGCAATTGCTCCCGTCCGGTTGGATTCGGAATTCGGCTTTCGGCATTCTTTCGGAATTCGGAATTCGGAATTCGGATTTTCTCGGGCGTAGTGCTGCTGTTGGGGGCGGTTGTGCTCACTGGCTGCACTTCGTTATCATCACGAGTTGTCACTGATCCGGCTCCTGCTGTGGCCAGGCTTAAGGCGGGGGCAAGTCTTAAGCAGGAAGTGGACCTGCTGGCGCAACCGTTGGTAGATAGCGGGGAAGTCATGGGGTTGGCGGTGGGAACTGTAACTCCGTCTGGTGGCCCGCAGGTCTTCGGTTATGGTCGCACGGGCCTCACCAATAATCCTGTGCTGCCGGACGGCAAGACCATTTTTCAAATTGGTTCCCTATCAAAATTATTTGTCGCCTCGTTATTGGCGGTGTTGGTAGAGGAAGGGACGTTGCGCTATGAAGACACGGTACGCGACATTTTGCCGCCCGAGGTCAAAATCAACCCGGAAACGGGGAAGTTGACGCTGTATGAATTGGTCACCCATACCGGAGGATTGCCGCGCGAGCCGGTCTGTCTGGCTCAGTTGAGCGATTTCATCCGCTTTTTGTTCACGGGTCATAACTTGTACACGTATATTGACAAGCGCCGGCTCTATCTCTATTTGCGGAACGGGCATCCCAAGCCCAATCCGGAGCGCCTCTCGCTCTATTCCAACTTCGGGGTGGGGATGCTGGCGCACTTGATTGAGGTGAAAACGGGACGGTCATTCCCGGAACTGCTTGAAGAAAAAATCTGCCGCCCGTTAAATTTGCGTGATACCGGTTTTGTCTTGAACGCGGAACAACAACGGCGTTTGGCGAAGGGGCACGCGGGGGATCAACCGCGCTTCCTGCGGCGGCAAACGCCCCTCAAACCATGGGATATGGGCGAGATCATGCGAGCCTCCGGGGCCATGTATTCCACGCCGGACGACATGCTGGTGTTTGTCCAGTCCCATTTGGGGCTGCGACATCTGCCCTTGGATCGCATTCTGAGCACCACGCAACGGGTCCAATGTCAGGCGCCGGATGAGCCGGTGGCGTTTGGCTGGCGGGTGAATGAATTCGAGGCGGGGCGGGTGAAGATTACCTATATCCATGGCATGGTGGCCGGCTACACCGCGTATATGGGCATGGATACGGAGCGGGGGGTGGCAGTGGTGGTGCTCAGCAACACGTTTAACTGGAATGAAAAAGTCGGGCATAATTTGATGCTGCGGTTGTCGGAAGCGTTGGATCCGAAGGATGCTGACAAAAGCATCCCATCTCCTCGTGCCAATTTGGCTCCATAA
- a CDS encoding type II toxin-antitoxin system HicA family toxin — protein sequence MGTIPVLKPGEVCRMLERLGFVAVRQRGSHIQYRRADGRGTTVPLHKGRDIAPPLLRQIARDIGLSVEEFVASR from the coding sequence ATGGGAACTATTCCTGTCCTTAAACCCGGAGAGGTCTGCCGCATGCTGGAGCGGTTGGGTTTCGTTGCGGTACGTCAGCGCGGTTCTCATATACAATACCGCCGTGCGGATGGTCGCGGCACAACCGTCCCATTGCACAAAGGCCGTGATATAGCTCCCCCGCTGTTGCGGCAAATCGCCAGAGACATTGGTCTTTCGGTTGAAGAATTTGTGGCATCTCGCTGA
- a CDS encoding type II toxin-antitoxin system HicB family antitoxin: MKTFMAVVERDPVTGLLVGYVPGFPGAHTQAESLDELNANLQEVIAMLLEDGEPRLEAEFLGTQSVAVA, from the coding sequence ATGAAAACGTTCATGGCAGTTGTGGAACGCGATCCGGTCACGGGGTTACTCGTCGGGTACGTACCGGGTTTTCCTGGCGCGCACACCCAGGCTGAGTCGCTGGATGAACTCAATGCCAACCTGCAAGAAGTGATTGCGATGCTGCTGGAGGATGGTGAACCGCGCTTGGAAGCGGAGTTTCTGGGTACTCAAAGCGTGGCAGTGGCCTAG